The sequence below is a genomic window from Mus musculus strain C57BL/6J chromosome 4, GRCm38.p6 C57BL/6J.
atgcactggttctcTACTGcatctgtgggttccaggaatcacaCTCAGCTCATCAAGTTTGACAGTGAGCGTTTCTGGACCCTGCATCCTCCTGATGGTCCTAAAATCATCAGATAAATAGCTAACATACATTGaggattaaaataaattttatataaatttatattacaCTTAATGAAGGCAACTCGAAGAACCCAATTTGAGgactttaattttttgtttgtttgattgttttattgagacagggtttctctgtatagtcatggctgtcctggaacacagtttgtataccaggctggcctcgaactcagaattctgcctgcctcggcctcccgagtgctgggattaaagtggtgcaccaccactgcccagtggactttaaatattttaaagtatacctTTACTTCAATGTTTATTAATTGAGAGACACTTGAAACAATACCTTGCATTATTATTTACATACTTTGTaaacaatacaaataaaacaaaaattgtcaATTCAATATAGTTAATGTTTACAAAATACATTACAGGGAATTTTGATTtacaataaatatgtaaattataaacaAAGACAGTTTATTGGAGCTGAAATAGTTAATGAAAGTTCAAATTAGGAAGAAAAACCCTCAAAACCAACTTTGGGTGTGGAGCAGTAAAGAGGAAGCAATAATGAAAATCTCAATGGGTTAGAAAAATGCCCAAACACAAGTGGAGAATgagttaaagaaaatgaaaagacaagTGGAAAGTGATGGAAGGGCATTCAGAAAGTAAAAACTAGTGTTTGCCCTATTTAAGACACATTCACCCAGGATGGTCTTCAGAGAACCTAGAGGGGAAGGATCAAGATCAAACAGCCCAGAAGACCAGAAGCATTGGCAACACTCACCATGGCTAGGCTCTGTGCTTTCCTGATGGTTTTGGTGGTGTTGAGCTACTGGTCAACCTGCTCTCTAGGATGTGACCTGCCTCAGACTCATAACCTCAGGAACAAGAAAGCCTTGACACTCCTGGTACAAATGAGGagactctcccctctctcctgcctGAAGGACAGGAAGGACTTTGGATTCCCCTTGGAGAAGGTGGATGCCCAGCAGATCCAGGAGGCTCAAGCCATCCCTGTCCTGACTGAGCTGACCCAGCAGATCCTGACCCTCTTCACATCAAAGGACTCATCTGCTGCATGGAATGCAACCCTCCTAGACTCATTCTGCAATGACCTCCATCAGCAGCTCAATGACCTCAAAGCCTGTGTGATGCAGGAGGTGGGGGTGCAGGAATCTCCCCTGACCCAGGAAGACTCCCTGCTGGCTGTGAGGACATACTTCCACAGGATCACTGTGTacctgagagagaagaaacacagcCCCTGTGCCTGGGAGGTGGTCAGAGCAGAAGTCTGGAGAGCCCTGTCTTCCTCAGCCAAGTTGCTGGCAAGACTGAGTGAGGACGAGTGAGTcctgagacaaagtgtggagagaCCTCCCCTGGACTAGAACACTGCACCTCACTTTATAAGCTCCCTTTTACAGCTCTCATTACCTTCAGTGTGAACACAATCAACCTGCCAAGACGCTGCAGCAATATTGAGCAATTATTTTCAGCATGTATAGCCATTTTTGTATCTGCACccatttgtctttatttatttatttattatttatgtattctgCTATTAATATAATTTAAGGTATTTATGTTAAATCTTCagtcttatatttttaatttctcaaatTATCATGTGCAATTAACTTATTTTGTATTCAAATAAATTTGCATTATAAGACACTTGGGATTTGTTAATTTGGTATCTCTTTAAcattatcaaatatttttaacattagAGCATACAGCATAAGTATTGCACAAATGAACAGTTTCCAAATACCAGAGAGGGTAGACAAACACACTGCACAGTACGGAGACAAACACTAAATACATACATCTTCTTCTCAGCATTTAGTGTTCATACTGTGCAGTAGAAAACCAGAGAATCTCGCTCCTATTATAATCCCTGGTTCACTTTGACCAAATATTCCCTGGATTAATTTAGCATCTGATTTCCTTGATGTCGTATATGGATCATCTACCCTTACTGCTAATGAGTTTTATTGTTTAGGGTTCTAAGTATGAGGAAGATCATGTATAGCAATGCAAAACAGATCAAGAAAAAGGAGTAGCCTGCCTATATAGCAcagaaaagcaggacaagaaGAAACTGGGAATTAACTCCACTCGTAATAAGACTCCTATACCAGTCCTGGAAATGAATCTCACGAGGAACCTGAAATGACTCTAGAATTAACCCTCTGAAACACCACTAATCCTTCACCATTTCCTGGACCCTTCCTGTTCACATTTTCTACTTCTTCTCTGTCTgttactcctcctcttccttctcttcctcttcctcctcctcctcctcctcttcctacctATCTCTATCTTCTTTGAAATACACCTTGTGCATGATACAGCACCATCTCCGGAACATGGGTAATTGATCTCTCTGGGGGCCTCAACCCTGAGGAAACCAGAATCTGTTCCTCCCAGCAGCCATCAGTGGACATCGTTCCTCTACTGGAGGTCGAATTGCCTCTGTTTTCCAAGCTGATATTTTGTCTGGCTTGGTCTTTTTCATTCAGTCATTGCCACTCTCAACCCACATGAGTAACTATTCTGCTGTGTTTAAGAACACAGCTTTGCTGCCGTCATCCACTGCCTCTGGATCTTCCAATTCTTCTGCTCCCTCTCAAAGGATCCCTGAGGCAAGGAAATCAGCCCTTTATTTCCTGCCTAGTGACCAGTTGAGAGTCTCTCTGTTCACTGAAATGGACTGCTAGAGGTTTCTGTTGTAACCATTGGCCTCTGCAGGAACCCTCTCTATAATGTAAATTCTATTTCCAAATCAGGTATTGTGACAGCATAAACACAACACTTCTCTACTCATTGTTATATTGATGGCTCCACATAGATTTTAAATATGATACTTCtgagaaaaatattaatgaaagttTTATATGGATTGCATTGACACTGAAGATCACCTGAAAGCATAGACACTTTCATAACATTATCTTATTAATGCCCATAGATCTTGTCGTCATTGTCTTAGTACCTAACATTTTTCCTACTACTCTGTCCTTTAGATGATATATCAGTTCattttttcagtttcatttccAATGACATCATATTTTTTGTTCAGTGCCACAAACCAACATCAGGGTTTTCTTTCTAGGAACGTagagaagagaaatagaaatgagTTGGAGACGTCAACCATCAAACCAACAcctcagaagagaagaaagaataaatgaaaaaagcacAGAGAGTTGAGTCACTGCAAGCCATTCTGTCTGTTACAAGTAACTCAACACCTATACCATTAGACACATTAGGCCCTGAATATTAATCACTGAATTAAATATTCAATAAGAATTGATGACTGACAAATATATTATATGGGGACCAGTGTGTTAAACTGAAACTGAAAGTGGAAttacagatatatgtatatattatatatgatgtcctgtatatatgttttatatactattaattatatatgtgtacatatgtgtgcacacacagcttTCTCTCTGATAGACTCCCAGTACCTCCCTGCTGTCCCAGACCCCAACGTTCAGTGTCACTGTCTTTGTCTCCCCCTCCCTGATGTAGGAAGCCCCCGTGTGtgctcctcattctctctgcatTACCCAGCTCTCCTCACTGTACAGCTGCTGTCTGTTTCATCTTGATTCCTGactggagtttgtttgtttgtttgtttgtttgtttgttttttgtttttgtttgtttgtttgtttttctgaaaacacatgaccactgtggaaaccagaatgaatgagttcaaggcttcaATGAAACTTTCATATATGAGAATTTCCTCTTAATTTTAGACTTTAGAAAATATTCTTCTAATGACCTAATACTGATTAtttcatcaaaggaaaagaaaaacaagggaaTAAAGGAGaaagtcagaaaagaaaaagaagatgaaggaaagaaaaaaaaggaagtaaggaagggagggagggacggagggaggtaggagtggggggaaaagaagaaagttaaaaaaaaagaaaaaaagaaaggaaaaggaaaccaaATCTTCAATCATGAGAAAAATTTAGAGACGAAGAGAGCCACCTACTGGCCAGGCCTGcaaagaacaaacaggaaagTTCCTCATGAATTCTATTTCCTGGCACTTTCCTCCAAACTAAAATACACTTTCCCCAGATAAGCTGACTTCAGGAAGACTTCATTCCCTTCAAACTCATCTTCGGAAGGGAAACTCTCTCGGTTCCCCAGGTCATATCTTCTGGACAATGGACAGATAATTATGCATAACAAGGTCTTTTGTGTCCTTTCCCTCTATCCTCCTATAACCGAAGTGATCTCGAGAAGGAGGTGCCTGTGTGCGATCCCTCTAGTAAGGATTCACAGCCAAACTCACATCATTTTGATCAGTAGGTAATGCTCTGTGAAATTGAGACAACCAACTCTGAGCTAGGAATTCTGTAAGATTGCATGTGAACCCATAGAAAAGACTCTTCACCCTGCTTTGCCTGCTGAGGCCAGCAACAGTGGGTTTGGCAAATGCACTGATTTATGACTGTCTTTTGATCTGTGATCTCAATAGCTCAGGTAATTACACAATGTCACATGCACATGGAACAATGTGAATCTGTGTTCCAGGCCATAGTCAGTCTACACTGAAGCAGAATAGCTTAGTTCATATTTCTACTGGATCAAGATCTGTGATTTGCAGGTGCATGGCTCAACATATCAGGGCTCTTGAGCCCTCAGCCTCTTTGAGTTTTGAAGGACACTTGAACAGAAACACACAATGTGTATCTGTACATAGACCTGCCAAGAAAAGGCTAGAACTTCAGTTCCTTCTTAAGAAagatttctctgtctctttggaaGGAGAAAATGCCCACATGAGTATTGCCATGTCTGAGTCCTCACAGGGAACagaggaataagaaaaaaatatatatgataggGAAGTATGTTGGTGATTTGTATATTTGCAGAAAATCAAGTGATATCAAGGTGAGTTGCAGTGGTAAAGATCTGGTAATTGAAGTAGACTTTGTTGGGGGTTTTAATTACTGGAAAAACAGCTATTGGTGTGACTACTAAACATGTTTCAGATATGACTTCCTGTAATGTTTCTTTGGCAGTTATTTTTACTGTTAGCTTTCAtggttaaataataataaaaaatatgaacTAGGTCCAGATATGAAACTGCTCAAAAAATATGTTGTGTTTTACAGCGTTGATTTAATAACTTGTTTTTATTAAACAAAATTTGAAAAATCAAGACACAGAAATGGAAgaactgagacaggagaatgcaGTAGGGGACAAAGTACTGAGCTATCATTCCTGCGCACATAAGGAGACTAGATTCAATGCATACCCAGGCCACATAGAAAGGATATTAGAGTCAGGGAGCATCACACAGCTGTCCATGAAGACATATCTGTGTACAGTAACACCATGTAAGCTGGAGACTGCCAAGTTTGTCAAGTTTCAGGATTGAGAGTGTGAACATGGCCATATCCAGGTCTCTGTGTCTGCTATTGCTGAGCTGCAGTGACCAGTACCCACTGATGTAAAGCAGGACAGAGAAACATCTTAACTAAAGGAGGAAGTCCACCCAATGATCTGGCTAACATCCTAGCTAAATCAGTGAGGTTCAAGGCCATTGTGAGGCACTGTGAGGAAGGCATCAGGAAGAGAGCAATAGAGCATACCTGACACCCATCTCTGTcttccatacacacatgcacatgcacaggccAGCACAGCTGAAAGTCTTTGCACTTGCCGAGGTGGTGAAGCctattcaccactttctcctttatcagATTGTGTCAAGTCATACATCAAGGTACTGGCTGCTAGGCAGTTCATTATTTTACTGTATGatgaatatggatctattttgatTCTTTAGAGGCAACCATGTAATTAgatgagcaccatttgttgacaatTGTCTCTCAATTCCagcgttttttttgttttgttttgtttttgttttgtttttttttttttttttttttttttttttttttttttttttgcaaaaaatGAGATTACAGTAAGTGTTAGGAATTGTGACTGGGTCTTTAATCCTCTAAACCTATGCTCTTCTTATCATTATTGGTCTGTAAtacattgtgagttcaaggctggtgaCACCTGTACCAGTTCTTTCATTTTTCAGTATTGCTATAGAACTTGTACTCAATTTATGTAAAATAGTTGATTTTAGTTAACTGCAATATATATTTGTTACatgttttagattaaaaaaattcTGATTGTACACCCAtgctgtgtgtttacatttgcatgtgtgtacagtggTGCCAGATGTCAATCAATGTCAGGTTTTTACCTCATTTTCTGTGACTGGATCTCTCACTTAAGCAAGGGCTCACCATTGCTGTAGCCTGACTGGCTGGTGAGCTTGTGATGGCTGTTCTTGGATGTCAACTTAACTAAATGTGGGATTAACTGAAAGCTCAAAAGATAAGGGCACATCTGAGACTTAGTTTTGCTCAACTTGGAGTGGGAAAATCCACTCTAATCAGGATCTCTAAAATGGGAAGACACAGCTTTAATTGGGATCTTTGAGGTGTGAAGACTCACCTGTGCTATGAGCCAGGCCTTCTGCCGGAAGCCTGTGTAAGTCCATGAAGAAAAGATGCTTTTGCTGTTTGCCTGTGTGCTTTCCCCTTGCCAGcaatccattccttcactggcactaGAGCCTAATGGTGTTGGAATCTGGCACATAGTGAATGTCAGCTAAGAAATCCACCCTAGTGAACAATTACTGGATTCTTTGAAATTATGCTCATAGGCAGACATTTTCTGAATTGGTTAGACCACATTCTTAAGCCATTCTAACATcaggcatacacatatatatgtgtgtttgcatttcacatacatacatatacatacgcatacatacacatacacatacacacacacacacacacatacacatacacatacacacacatacacatatacatatacatacatagaaagagagagtaaaagagaaaaattctaTAAATTCTAATTCTCTTGAAGATACTAACTAGTATAGTGTTTCAGGTAACTCTCTGTATCTCCTTTTCACTgtcaggattataggcatgcactccTCTACAGGACTTTGTGTGGGTTCTGAAACACCGATCAGCTATTTCTGCATTTTCTGCAATAACTTTCCTGACTCAGCTATCTCCGCATTGTGTAGTTTAATTATCAAGTAAGTCTCCAAAATTATACCGTATTTGTGTTTGAAAAAGTACTAGCCATAGtgacattcagaaaaaaaaatgtgacaaatAATGCTACTGGTATTTAACTTGTGAAAAAGGGAGACTGTGATGTTTGCTTCAGGAGATGGCATAAATAAGGCAGAGTTTCTGATTCATCAGTTTATAGAGATGGATGCAAAACATTATGACTAGTCGTTCTGGATTATCAACACAAAGGGCAAAGAAGAGAAATGATGGTCTCCAAGAAGACGCTGTTGTGTGAATACTGCTTGGTTGGGATTGTAAATCAGCCTGAATTTTTTTTGGTCCAGTGTTTTGAAGTCCAAAATGTGCAAGACCCTTGTAGATCAAGTAAAGTTTTGAGTTGCTTGAAAAAGATTTAAAAGTGATAGTCAGAGACACAGGTAGCTACAATTCATGTAcaaatatatcaaataaaatcagaacAACATTCCATGCAATGAAAGAGAAAATCATGGAAAAGTTGCTGTAAACACAGAGAAGAAATCTCAGACTTGAACAATTCATGATGTCAAAGAAGAATCTAGACAGAGGTTCATAGCACATATGAGGCACCTGTGTCACAAATGAGTGAGTGTATGAATATGTGATTGTGtttctgtgcttctgtgtgtgtgaaagagagagagaacatagacacacacacacacactagagagcgacagagagagagagggtgcatATGCACAGCCTGCAGTGCTGTGAATGTTGTGATGCGGGCTcctgtgcatgcactggttctcTACTGCATccgtgggttccaggaatcacaCTCAGCTCATCAAGTTTGACAGTGAGCGTTTCTGGACCCTGCATCCTCCTGATGGTCCTAAAATCATCAGATAAATAGCTAACATACATTGAGgattaaaataaattgtatataaatttatattacaCTTAATGAAGGCAACTCGAGAAACCCAATTTtaggactttttatttttttacttttatcgagacagggtttctctgtatagtcctggctgtcctggaacacagtttgtatatcaggctggcctcaaactcagaattctgcctgcctatgcctcccgagtgctgggattaaagtggtgcaccaccactgcccagtggactttaaatattttaaagtatacctTTACTTCAATGTATATTAATTGAGAGACACTTGCAACAATACCTTGCATTATTATTTACATACTTTGTaaacaatacaaataaaacaaaaattgtcaATTCAATATAGTTAACGTTTACAGAATATATTACAGGAAATTTTGATTtacaataaatatgtaaattacaAACAAAGACAGTTTATTGGTGCTGGAACAGTTAATGAAAATTCAAATTAGGAAGAAAAACCCTCAAAACCAGCTTTGGGTATGGAGCAGTGAAAGAGGAAGCAATAATGGAAATCTCAATGGGTTAGAAAAATGCCCAAACACAAGTGGAGAATGAGTTAAAGAAAGTGAAAAGACAAGTGGAAAGTGATGGAAGGGCATTCAGAAAGTAAAAACTAGTGTTTGCCCTATTTAAGACACATCCACCCAGGATGGTCTTCAGAGAACCTAGAGGGGAAGGATCAGAACCAAACAGCCCAGAAGACCAGCAGCATTGGCAACATTCACCATGGCTAGGCTCTGTGCTTTCCTGATGGTCCTGGCGGTGCTGAGCTACTGGCCAACCTGCTCTCTAGGATGTGACCTTCCTCAGACTCATAACCTCAGGAACAAGAGAGCCTTAACCCTCCTGGTAAAAATGAGGagactctcccctctctcctgcctGAAGGACAGAAAGGACTTTGGATTCCCACAGGAGAAGGTGGGTGCCCAGCAGATCCAGGAGGCTCAAGCCATCCCTGTCCTGAGTGAGCTGACCCAGCAGGTCCTGAACATCTTCACATCAAAGGACTCATCTGCTGCATGGAATGCAACCCTCCTAGACTCATTCTGCAATGAAGTCCATCAGCAGCTCAATGACCTCAAAGCCTGTGTGATGCAACAGGTCGGGGTGCAGGAATCTCCCCTGACCCAGGAAGACTCCCTGCTGGCTGTGAGGAAATACTTCCACAGGATCACTGTGTacctgagagagaagaaacacagcCCCTGTGCCTGGGAGGTGGTCAGAGCAGAAGTCTGGAGAGCCCTGTCTTCCTCAGTTAACTTGCTGGCAAGATTGAGCAAGGAGGAGTGAGTcctgagacaaagtgtggagaggACTTTTCTGAACCAGAACACTGCATCTCACTTTATAAGATCTCCTTTAAAAACTCTCATAACTTTCACATATGAGTATAAACAACCTGCACAGATGTTTCAGCAATCTTGAGCGATCATTTTCAATATGTAAAACCATGTTGGTATCTGAATCCACTTGtcctttcttatttgtttgtttatttatttatttattattctgcttttAATAATTTAAGGTAATTATGCTAAATCTTCagtcttatatttttaatttagcaAATTATTATGTGCAATTAACTTATTTTGTATTCAAATAAATTTGCATTATAAGACACTTGGGATTTGTTAATTTGGTATCTCTTTAAcattatcaaatatttttaacattagAGCATACTGCATAAGTACTGTACAAATGAACAGTTTCCAAATACCAGAgaggatacacacatacactgcacagTATTTAGACAAACATCAAACATATTCCTCTTCTCTGCATGTAGTGTTCCTCGGAATGTGTAGACACCATGCTGTGCAGTAGAAAACCAGAgaaaccttttgtttgtttgtttggtttgggttttgttttgttttgtttttgagtcagggtttttctgtgtagccctggctgtcctggaactcactttatagaccaggctggcctccaactaagaaatccacctgactctgcctcccaagtgctggaattaaaggcatgtgccaccactgcctggctaaaccAGAGAATCTTGCTCCTATTATATTCCTTGGTTCACATTGACCAAATATTCCCTGGATTAATTTAGCATCTGATTTCCTTGATGTTGTATATGGATCATCTACCCTTATTGCTAATGAGTTTAATTGTTTAGAGTTCTAAGTATGAGGAAGATGATGTATAGCAATGCAAACCAATCAAGAAAAAGGAGTAGTCTGCCTATATAGCAcagaaaagcaggacaagaaGAAACTGGGAATTAGCTCCACTCGTAATAAGACTCCTATACCAGTCCTGGTAATGAATT
It includes:
- the Ifna6 gene encoding interferon alpha-6 precursor, translated to MARLCAFLMVLVVLSYWSTCSLGCDLPQTHNLRNKKALTLLVQMRRLSPLSCLKDRKDFGFPLEKVDAQQIQEAQAIPVLTELTQQILTLFTSKDSSAAWNATLLDSFCNDLHQQLNDLKACVMQEVGVQESPLTQEDSLLAVRTYFHRITVYLREKKHSPCAWEVVRAEVWRALSSSAKLLARLSEDE
- the Ifna5 gene encoding interferon alpha-5 precursor, whose protein sequence is MARLCAFLMVLAVLSYWPTCSLGCDLPQTHNLRNKRALTLLVKMRRLSPLSCLKDRKDFGFPQEKVGAQQIQEAQAIPVLSELTQQVLNIFTSKDSSAAWNATLLDSFCNEVHQQLNDLKACVMQQVGVQESPLTQEDSLLAVRKYFHRITVYLREKKHSPCAWEVVRAEVWRALSSSVNLLARLSKEE